The nucleotide window CCAGAGCAATGAGGGAAATGGTGAACTAAAAACAATATTAAAGGTCACTGCTACTACTGATGGGTCTGGTTTACCTAATATGTGCTTCTCAATTCTCATAAAAGCTTAAAATCTGTAGCTGTGGTTACACACTCATCTGTTATATAGAAATCCACTGAGGCAGAACAGGGCAGGCCGGTATGTTGTACcatgctttagggtacaaacacacacactgtatatgcagcgtatttactgctgcgatatgcagcagattacatctaaataactgaacacagcatcaaatctgttgcgtatacggtgtgtttgtacccttaagcgtGTGGGGAAAGGTGCTGCTATGTCTGACAATATTGGGTTGTTAGGCAATGTATCCATAGCAACCTGTCCTTTCATTGGGGCAGGCAGTGATCAAAATATGGCTGACAGTCTTAAATTATAATCTGTTAGCTGTCTGTAGCTCACTGGAGTGAAGCTGAAGAAGGCATAAAGGAGCTAAAGCAATTGTGTACTCCAATGAGTGCCCTTAGAGGGGGAGCACCTCTAAAAAGTCAGTCATAGGTTATCAGTCAGGGTTTAAGTGCTCAGAACGTGTGCCTCTTCCCTGTTTGTTCTCCAGCTCGGTCACTAAACACAGACCCCAAACTAAAATTtgtgtaaagtgttttttttttttttgttttttttttttgtgatggaTACACTTAAACATGTATCTATATAGTAATGTTTAAAGTTAATTTATTAGCACTGTACAAAGCTGTTGTGCACACTGGTAAAGATCTAAAATAGAGTTTGCATGTCACTTCGGCTGCTTTCACATTATCTTTGCTCGCTCTGTGAAGCATGGACATGGGATCCCTGTCCTGGAGCGTTTTCctacccggcatgatgtatcaatatcatgccaggagcgAAGAAACTGTCTGATTCtctgcggcactgtaatgacagagccgcagaGATTCTTAGTTTCCCCTCTctcagcatgatattgatacattgtGCTGGCTGAGGAAAGTCTCGGACAGGGATTCCACACGTGTTATCTGAGCTTCACTGAAGATGTGAATCCTGCCTTACTTGACTACTATCTTGGGGATTCTTTAATATCTTATGACTAGGTTACTGACTTTTCTGACCAACATCTATCATACAGGGTATGATATTACTATCAGAGTTGTGGCATATTACTCTAAGTTTCTTAGTTAGCATCTCACTCCAaggagggtgtttttttttttaaaatctcccTAGCACTTGATCTAGcagtggtgacctgtaactgcagctcagcacctgttcacttaaatgggacttgagctgcagttacaggtcaccaccacAACAGTGAACAGTGAGATCAACTGTAGGCTGGAAGCAGTTTAACAGGGGTTCAATGTGTCAGCATCCTGCCAATCAATGGCTGATGTGTTATCCTGTCCATAGCTGCTTAGTATTTTGGCTGAAAATACCTTTTAATGTTACTCTTTGTAAATGTACATAGAAACTAGGCCAGGTGCATGTACAGTAACAAGACAACCCATACCCCTCTATCCAACTACAGCAAACTTTATTCGTAGCATTGATATTCAATGTTTTGCCACCCAGCAGCTGATTGCTGACAGTtttggggtgcgttcacacgtacaggatctgcagaagattttctgctgtggatccgcagcagattttatctaaactgaacactgcatcaaatctgctgcagatcctgtatgtgtgaacacacccttatgcTGGATGGTTGGTATCTGAGTTTCTAGGCACGCTCATAGCCAATAATGGCAAGTTTAAAAAGTTCACAAGTTTAAGTGAAATAACTGAAGTGTGACTAACATGTAGTATCATTCTAATCTTCAGGCATGGTGGGTTGGAAATAACTTCTACGTTGACATCTGGAAGACCTGTTTGAACTCTACTACACGTACAGTCTGTACAGGGATTGTAAGCAACAACAACTGTAAGTTCTAGAACTAATTTAAGGTAATCAAGGGTGGACATATAAGAGCACAATCCTAATTGTGACCTGACGGGTTAGGTCAGCACAGCCCATTAGGGGATACCCATCCAGGACACTTATGGCATACCCAAAGACCTGCCACCTGTCCCCTGAATCTGGGATTTACATCTATCTTGGCTTCTTCTGGCCTGTTTACAGCTGTCAGAGGTGCCTGGAAAGCGGGGAGTTACGCAGTTTGCCTAATTTCTTTTGACTTTGTTGCGTTACGCCACAAAGGCATAGCCCGCACTCTAATAGGGTTGGGTGTCAGAGATGGGCCCACTTCTAGGTGACACATGGCATGTCCTGTGGATGTCATTAATGTCATAGGGAATATGTCTCCAAAAAACTACTGTTTAATGTTTTACATTGAGTCCCCTGAAATAAAATGAGTGCAAgaatataataccagtatacttGCACGTCCCCATGCCTCAGTTGTGCTGCTTCTAGGTCTCACTGACTGCTGCCAGCTGTCATTCTTGGCCAGCATCCTGGTACATCACGTACCTGGCTCCTCCTGCAGTCAGTGCCCAgctgactgcctgctcagccagtcaacaaTTGGGTGAGCAGGCAATCAATCGGCCAGGTACGTGActctgcagctggaggagctgcagaagGCCGTGGGCTGTCAACAGGACCCAGGAGCAGCGCTACAGGGTACAATGGGAAAGTATACttttgtttaacctcttaaggacgcatgacgtaccagtacgtcatgcgcccataagaggtgttcagagcggggccgcgcagcgacccagctctgaaccgaagcggtcccgggtgctgtttgtagcccgggaccgcgggtcttagcgggcacggtgcgatcaccgtgcctgctaatacagtaatcggatgcagctgtcaaacatgacagctgcgtccgattaccggctgcagcacttccctggtatctagtggggagatcgctcctccgggacattgtcccggaggagcgatctccgttactgctgccagccaggggaccgctccaaggtggcgctgtccccggctcggcacctatttgctttcggctgcagtagccgaaagcaaacgagtgccgatctcattgatctttgctgtataactatacagcaaagatctcaatgagaggtcaaagtgtatatactagaagtcccccaggggggcttctagtatgtgtaaaaaaaaaaaaagtattaaagcccctcccctaaagtatgaatcacccccctttttgccaggttttaaataaaagtaaataaacatgtttgctattgctgcgtgtgtaattgcccgaactattaattaatcacattactgatctcgcacggtaaacggcgtaagcgccaaaaaatgccaaaatgcaaaatttttggtcgtatcaaatccagaacaaaaatgtaataaaaagcgatcaaaaagtcatatgtgcaatcaaggtaccgatagaaagtaaacatcatggcgcaaaaaatgacacctgacacagccccatggacaaaagataaaagcgttataagcctgggaatctGAACGCGGTGCTAAAAATGAGTGCCATCCTTAAATTGTCATAAAAGTGCAAAAGTAATTTATTTGTGGCAACGTGTTTCTACCCTCTCCCCATCAATGATCAGTATATTGGGGAAGGTAAACcaagagtacctggaggaaaccctcACATCTACAAAGTTTCTACACCCTGTTTCTTGGTGGGACTTGAATCCAGGACCTTAGCACTAACCATGGAGCCCCTCTTATGCTTTCAACTACTAGGCCCTTGTGCACCTGCACAGGTGGTACATAAATTTCTGTCCCTGCACATGATGTATTCTCTAGCTTCCCCAAAAATGTGAAATTAAGTTTCCTTTGTTAGCCCAAAAGTAATTGAACATAATCATATGTCTTATTTCTTAGCTTTTCAGGCAATCCAGACTATTCAGGCAACTATGATCCTGTCCACCATTCTGTGCTGCATTGGACTGCTGAGCTTTGTTCTCCAACTATTTCGGCTTAAACAAGGAGAGCGATTCGTGTTTACTGCTATTATCCAGTTTTTGTCATGTGAGTATTGCAATATGTTGTAGCATGAGAGCAAGTTGCTTCTATCCTTGCTGCCATGTACCCAAATAACACATTGTGCATGGGGCTTTAGTAATTCAGCCGTAGCCCATTTTATCATATTGATCCATTTGTTAAGGTAATTGTAGCCGGTTGCTGTCTTGAATTGCCTAATTAAGGAGATGAATGAAACCTTAGCTTTGTCCTgatatttttctttctctttttgtaCATATAGGTATGTGCGTGATCTACACTGGGGTTAGGGATTTCTAACCTGTACAGCAGTTTCTCCCAACCTGTGGCTTAAAAACTACTACAAAATGTCATTTTCTTTTAGTTAACTTAATATTAGGCATTTAAACTAGGCTTTATTTGTTGACAACCACTTATGTAATGACCCTTTACACATCCCAGTTATTGGCCAAATAAGGGGTTTACACCCAATAAATGACCCCTGTGAAAGGACCAGTGATCAGTGAGTGCTCAGTCTGTCTGGCTGTGATTAGTGTGCTCATCTATAGTCTGATTCGCCATTTGAATACCAGGGGCTGAAGTTGTATgcaagggagtctgggaaaacatggagacagcctacAGTTTAAATGCTGAACAATTAGATTCAAATGTGGGAATTTGGGCATGTATCTGCTGTTCTAAAAGGGCTCTTACACTGAGCTGATCATGTATCCTGTTCTCTCCTTTAAAAGTCGTGGGTCCTCCAAAACTgccccgtgtttttttttttttgcatgtgttgGCTTTGTGTCAAACATATTAGAATTGAGGCTTTTTTCCCTCTTGGTTAAGACATGTGTTTTTCCCTATACTTTTGACAGAGCTTCCATTTTGCCACCCTGCCTCACAGCCCAGACATATGAAGGAGACAGGAGTCACATGCAGTCCACAACCAGTACTTGCCAGAAATTCCTGCATTTCTTCAATGTTGCTGTAGGCCTATTGGCAGGGTACCAGACTAATTTTCTTGTCTGCTCAGTAACTTTTGAGGggtgtttctaggtaatttgtgacaagcttccccccccccccccccccccccccccacacacacttgagTCTTCACTGTGCTCTATGGTATATTGAAAGCCTtgtcattttatttctttttttaaatccttcTAATGTTGTAGGCTCTCTACTGACCATGGCTTATGGTGTAAAACAAGTTTAAATGTGATTGGCTTTCTGAACCGAATCACATCCCTAATGGATCATTCTACAGGTGccgttacacagatttatctgataaaCCGGgaaccggtcataaaggaaacagatctccacttttcaaatccattcctggctttggcttcaaaaatctgttagatctgtgtaaaggcactctcATGCTACCAAATTAGTCTTGTTCTTTAAACCCTTTAAATATGGGTCACATTGAAGTCCATCTGTACAATTCTGTTAAACTGAAGGTGAAAAAAGTGCCAGGTTTTTATCAAATGATTAAACAGGCATGTTAAATACTCTTCATATCCACTGAACATCCACCTACGCAtcttaaatacaattttctagcTTATCCATTCATCCAATGTTGGCAGTAAGCAGACTATAACACTATCCTATACCTCTACAATATTTCTTACCATGTTTCCTTTGTTCTTTGATTTCATTTGTCCTTATGAATTAAGAATTAAGAAGAAAAATTTGACATGCAGGAAATGAGCATGATCTCGGCATCTGCTGCCCGCAGGCTTGGGTCTCTGTGCTTAATTATACATCTAGCCCTATGTGCTTAATTATACATCTAGCCCTATAGAAGTATATGTTTACctctatataattatttttttttcttaaccttCTAGGTCTGTGTGTTATGGTCGCTGCCTCAATCTACTCTTCCATGCATGAAGActtccatccgaacctgaacttgaAAGACGGCACATTCGGCTACTCCTTCATTCTAGCTTGGATTGCCTTCGCTTTCACCTTAATTAACAGCATCATGTACTTGATACTAAGAAAGCGTAAATAGGCCGTGAGATCAGCTAGATGAATTCTATCTCTACACAAACCAAATGCAGATAACCATTTTGTATATAATCATTTTGATGTGGTTGTGTAGTAAATGGTAATGTTTCTAAACATGTACTGTTTTCTTAGCATGTTTAACGCTAAGAATATGACACATTATACAGGTATCCTGGAACATTGGCCTGTTTTTGGCTAATGGGAAAGAATTAGACTTTTACAATACATGTATAATGTTTTACAACttgaatttttttgttaattttatataaaaatattttttctggttGGTAGTTATAGATTTAACAAGTTTATGTTGTCTGAGGGAGGGGGTTGTGGGTTGTGAAATAACATTCAACATTCATAAGACAACTCAATTACCATGTGGGGAACTTTTATCTTGGGATAATTTTTTACAAAATGTTAAAATCAGAACTATTAAAGATTTTTGTTGCATACTGATCTTGGTGTAGTCAGAACCCCTCTTCTCTGGAGTGCAGTGGAATGTTCTATAATGACAGCTGTAGGGCAGACCATTAAATACAAATACAAGGGATTCTGACTACATAATAGGTTCCCTGTTTCCgccataaaatatttaaaaaatcactAACATGGTACAAAACTTTTTTTAGAATTCTCTGAAGGGTTAAATGTACACTTTCACCAGTTCATTAAAAATAGAGCAGCAGGAATGATTTTATATTTCCCATAATGCATTAAAGGAAGATTAAAAAATGAACTAGCCATGCTGCAACTTATTGGACATTCCAGGACTTCAACTTTGTCTTGCAATTTACAGATATGTATTATAATTTTAGAAGTTTTGCTTATTTACCCCCTATAACTTTGAACTGTACATATAAAAATGCAGATTTCCCCGTTACATATGTTTTGCATGTAGTTTTTAAATCTAGGTATGGAAATTCGTCATATTATAAAAGAGAACAATTGCTTTTAAAAGtctgtgttggtttttttttttttttctttaacgcaCCATTATAGAGAATATTCAGTTTTTGGTTGACAAAGTTTAACCATAGGGAAAAGGTGTTAGGGGCGGTATGGTTGGCTCAGCAAAGAAGTTCTTACGTTAGAGTATGGGTCCTTCTAGATGGCCTGATACCAGAGCGACGCTCGCGTGCATTGCCTTTACGAGGTATTACTAATTGTGTGGCCGggccgcacaaatgatcactAACATTTATTGCTATCAGCCGCACACTTCCTGTTTACTCAGATGTATGTCTGACAACAGTACACGTTAACTCaagcacaaaagatgcaatcagccgacGAGTGGgcacttacaaaaacatggccactttcagagaCTACACAActgtccccagttcaggtgtggtttgcaattaagctccattcacttcaatggaactgagcagcaaaaccccacccaaactggagacgagagtggtgctgtctctggaagaaagtggcaattttttttttaaactctggataacccctttaatcagcctTTGTAAAAGTGACAAAAAACAGCGGGTATTGGCTGAATTATTATTTTAAGGAACACTTATTGCTGCTGATCAGACTGTgtataaaaatgcatttatagGCGAAGTTCAAGTTTTCTTCAATttgttccagagatttgtaattaactagtcttccagtacttatcagctgctgtatatgctgcaggaagtggtatattttttccagtctgcatAGCAGTTTCtatgagatttgctactgctctggacagtttctaacctggccagaggtggcatcagagagcattatggcagactggaaagaaaatacaccacttcatttCCTTCTTGAGATTTGTTTTTACtaaatttacaaatctcaagACAGTCAGGGAGCCGGGAACTAGTCATCAAGGCTGTGaatagtcacagctctctgcctgtcagcgtgctctgcgGAATGATTGACTGGAAAAGAGGCCAGTTGGAAGCTGCTTTTCCTGTCAATCAACCTGTAGAGtgcacagacaggcagagagccatgactagtttcTAGCTCCTCTCTGTCTTGCATGCTGGAATAAAAGACTGTTTCAGCACCTAAAGTTTCTACAGAAGACACAACATATGGTAAGGCAGCGTTTTAGCACATCTTCCGGGCTGGTGCCTCTGTCGGGAGCCCTAAAGCTAGCCAGAATGTACCCTAAAGGTCGCCTGTCCAACTCAGCAGTTAGAGTAGATGACCAGAatcagatgacaattgcccctgTTCTCCAAGTTAATGTGtgattgttataactttcaaaatcaacagtagatgtgctaTAAAGTATGTTTGCAATATGCATTATAAtttatgctgtaaaaaaaaagcagcatcTTAGTGCTTGAAAAGAAAGAGACTAAACGCATGAAGTCCCAGCAATACAgcgagtcacagctcaatgtgtccattaatcacatgactgccttctctgtgagcacagaaGACCTGcaaaacacgggacttcctgtgatTAGActctttggagaaaaaaaaaaagtaaacacagGAAGTTTTTTCcaagataactaaaaaaaaataataaatgtaaattacagcatattacagacatgctttatatcatgtttactgttgatttagaaagttataaaagcagtgacactttaagtcatgTTATAGACAGACCTTAATTTCTAATATTTcaaggggtggtgtcacaaagcaaagTTGGTGAAATCAGATGTGTAACACATACgaatatgtaaaggagaacaaatgtgctgtttttagtaacttacatccctgtatCATTTTCTTCCCTATGCATTCATTCACTCCTTggttgaactgtgaccctgcggttgccatgcaacagtgcagacactttcccacaatccccctagGCTGTATATGAAGTGAaagccaactgccagtactaatgggacagatcatgtgacagtGATGCaaacaatgcaggcacatgggggattagtgaaACTTCATTTCTCAAATAATAGATTTTAAgaaatgcatcagtatagacctagttttgtTCCTGCTCTGCAGGAAATAGTATAttacatgacaggaactgttcaaagtagGAGACCGTTTCTGTCACAGGCAgaagtggcagtagagagcactttgggaggctggaaagaatacatcacttcttgcaggatatatatttacatacacacacaccggtaccttggtttaagagtaaatttgattgggagcgttttgcaagaagagatcaccgtttttttttagaactgtcacttggtttaagagcattgctttggtgaaGAGCTTCCGGGAGTGGgagagtgggggggggaggggcatggtctgcatagcggggtctacagccctgtactctgagccAGGAAGTGAAGGGGATTTTTCATTCtcgcagcgcactgattagctgagcgggatgTAAGCTGAgctgggagcctgagaagcaagcaggagtgcggCCAGGTAACTTAGGAGCTGGGCAGCGCTGGGTTACAAGGGAAGGGGTTGGAAGAAATTTCTTCACTAGTATGAAGAAAATTGGCTTCTACGACTTTTTTTCTGTGGATCAACCCTGCAGGACAATGGACTGAACCTGATGGGCAaatattctccccccccccatcactacgACAGCACctagaagtagggatggtccgaacctgccgaggttcgggttcgtatgaacccgaacgctcggcagcagatccccgctgtctgcccgctccgtggagcgggcggatccagcgggagtaacgccctgaaaactgggatacagcctatggctatggctgtatcctagttttccaggcggtcctcccgctccacggagcgggcagacagcgggaatcattacagagggttcgggttcatacgaacccgaaccgaactcggtttggaccatccctacctagAAGCAATCTTATCCATGCAGTCAAAAGTGTTATCGCCATCACTATGACAGCACCCAGGAAGGGTTGTCTCCCCTTAATTCTTTGTCGTTGCTGTCATAAATAGAGGGGGAAACTGTAATTACATTTATCGGCAAGTTTGAATTTTTGAACTATGACACCATGATGCACCAAATGTCACAGTTTTTATACCGTACAAACTATGTTAATAACATATCTGAACAGTTCCATCATAAATAAACTACAAAAACAAATGAGAAAACTGGCCACTTGCCTATGTTCATAGAAAATGATAGTCAATATGTCAATGAATACAATATAGATATGCACATAATAAAGCAAGCCAAGGAATCCCACGTTTCGGCCTTTATTGACAAAGAAACAAATCAGAAAcataaaatttacaaaaaatatgcataataaaagaaaatgtaaaacattacttcAAAACTCTTCTGAGAGGAACCTGTCAGATAGGTTAAGCTATCATCACTGAGGGCACCATAATATAAGGCCAGAGATGCTGGTCCCAGCAGTCTGCCCCCTATTGTGCAGTGTACCGTACAGCAGGTTAGGAGAACCTACAAGTAAAAGCAGCCAGCGAGGAGTCACGCCTGGCCTGCCCTCCCTGGGATTCAGACTAATCTACATGCACAATAATAGGGAGAATCCTGTCAATTATTGGCAGGGGGCAGCAGTAACCTCTTTAGTCCATATGTTTCCTGCTTTTGGGCGCAGGTTCTCCAAAAAATACAAGTACACTGCTGTGCAAAGGATGGACTGGTGTAAACATGACAGTGGATTCCTAGTCTGGTACTGGCCTCACTGTCCATAATTACGGGCACTTCATTGATGAACCTCCATGGGCTCTCCGGGAAGTAGGGATCCATTGTTTTGGGGACCATAAAACCACAACATGTGCaaaaagccttttttttaaaggttgcCACGAAAGAGAATGACAGCCATGACTTGCATCAGACATGTATACAAGCAGATGATCAGGGAACAGAGCTTTTAACTAATATGCTTTCTAATTGTGCTGAACAGGCTATAATACCATACAAAACCTACTAAATATTTCTACAGAAGCTGTGGCACGTTGGCCACATAAAGCAACAAAGTTACAatttgatgtatacagtatgtgttctCCCTTTAAACGACGCTCTTGGGATTTGGTTACCAAATGCTGCGTGAATCTGGCCTTAGGCTGCTGTCACACACGACCGCCTTTTTTAGGCTACAGTCACTGCAGATTATGAGCcagagccagaagtggatccagcaggaggcaGACGGCCGTTCCCttcgaatccactcctggttgtgtgctgtgtgtgacagCCAGCTTGAGCTGGTGTTTTACATAACATTTTCAGAAGAATGCCATGTTTTTTTATGATGTTTTTACCAGTTTCTTtgattaaaaacctttttttgtgcattttatataTCCCTACCAACATGTGACCACAAAGTTTTTtcggtggctttttttttttcattttgaatgGGTTGTTGGGTTACTGGTGTTTTGGAGTGAAATCACAGCATGACCTGG belongs to Dendropsophus ebraccatus isolate aDenEbr1 chromosome 9, aDenEbr1.pat, whole genome shotgun sequence and includes:
- the EMP2 gene encoding epithelial membrane protein 2: MLVVLAFIIIFHITSIALLFIATIDNAWWVGNNFYVDIWKTCLNSTTRTVCTGIVSNNNSFQAIQTIQATMILSTILCCIGLLSFVLQLFRLKQGERFVFTAIIQFLSCLCVMVAASIYSSMHEDFHPNLNLKDGTFGYSFILAWIAFAFTLINSIMYLILRKRK